The window ATGTACACGGGTCGCTGATCACGTACACCGGGGTACCGGGCTATCAGGAAATTGACCGTTACTGGGTGAACGCACCGTTCGCGTTCGTTTCGATCAACCACGACCCACAAGCCAACGAGAACCTGTATTACGTGGTCGAACCGGAGTTGAACGAGTTCGAGGCTGAACTACTCGACCGGCTCTTTTCGGATTTGCGCGAATCGCTCATCTATCGTCGGGAGATGGGCGGTAAGACGGCTGAGGGCGTTCTTCGCGACGAGCTCCGCGAACTTCTAGCGGTGTACGGTGTCGAGGTCGGGGAAGCCACGTTTTACCGCCTCTTTTACTATCTCTTCCGCGCGTTTCGCGGATTCGGTAGACTCGACCCCCTCATGCACGATCCACATATCGAGGATATCTCCTGTGACGGGTATGACCTACCGCTGTTCGTCTATCACGACGAGTACAACGACATCGAATCGAACGTCGTCTACGCCGAGGGCGAACTCGACAGCCTGGTCGTTCGTCTCGCCCAACAGTCCGGACAGCACGTCAGCGTCGGCGAACCCGTCGTGGAGGCCACTCTGCCCGACGGCAGCCGTGCCGAACACGCGCTCGGCGAAGAGGTCACGCCGCGCGGGTCGGCGTTTACCATTCGAAAATACGCCGACGACCCGTTCACTCCCGTTGATTTGGTGAACAATGGCACGTTTTCGCTCGACCAGATGGCGTACCTCTGGTTGGCCATCGAAAACAACAAATCGCTCATTTTTGCGGGCGGGACTGCCTCCGGGAAGACCACCTCGATGAACGCGATTTCGATGTTCATTCCGCCACGTTCCAAGGTTCTTACCATCGAGGATACGCGGGAGTTGACCCTCTATCACGACAACTGGCTTTCGTCAGTGACCCGCGACAGATTGGACGACGGGGCAGATATCACGATGTATGACCTGCTTCGCTCCGCCCTTCGTCACCGGCCCGAATACATCGCGGTGGGTGAGGTTCGTGGACAGGAAGCGATGACGCTGTTTCAGGCGATGAACACCGGTCACACGACCTACTCCACGATGCACGCGGACAGCGT of the Haladaptatus caseinilyticus genome contains:
- a CDS encoding type II/IV secretion system ATPase subunit gives rise to the protein MSEMEIMGLIERVREFRRTIRRAAEMIQGSTLSVGEYSPDVHGSLITYTGVPGYQEIDRYWVNAPFAFVSINHDPQANENLYYVVEPELNEFEAELLDRLFSDLRESLIYRREMGGKTAEGVLRDELRELLAVYGVEVGEATFYRLFYYLFRAFRGFGRLDPLMHDPHIEDISCDGYDLPLFVYHDEYNDIESNVVYAEGELDSLVVRLAQQSGQHVSVGEPVVEATLPDGSRAEHALGEEVTPRGSAFTIRKYADDPFTPVDLVNNGTFSLDQMAYLWLAIENNKSLIFAGGTASGKTTSMNAISMFIPPRSKVLTIEDTRELTLYHDNWLSSVTRDRLDDGADITMYDLLRSALRHRPEYIAVGEVRGQEAMTLFQAMNTGHTTYSTMHADSVQTVINRLENEPINVPRAMIQSLDILSIQTLTYVDEERVRRNRTLAEINGIDQRTGDLDYSTAFSWDAATDTVHNRDSNVLVEIQENHGWSRSELLSELRDRKLVLQYLRENDVTDYRRFTAMVNEYYAAPQRVVEKVERNVEGRVSEFD